A part of Aegilops tauschii subsp. strangulata cultivar AL8/78 chromosome 2, Aet v6.0, whole genome shotgun sequence genomic DNA contains:
- the LOC109773170 gene encoding peroxidase 2, giving the protein MASASCLGLVVLVAMASAASAQLSSTFYDTSCPNALATIKAGVTAALNTETRMGASLVRLHFHDCFVDGCDGSVLLADTGSFIGEQGAAPNNNSIRGMNVIDNIKTQVEAVCKQTVSCADILAVAARDSVVALGGPTWTVLLGRRDSTTASKTNAENDLPPPTFDLQNLTTLFGNKQLSMTDMVALSGAHTIGQSQCRFFRDRIYNETNINTTFATSLRANCPQSGGDSSLAPLDTATPNAFDNSYYTNLMSQKGLLHSDQVLFNGGGADNTVMSFATSAATFNSAFTTAMINMGNIAPKTGTQGQIRLVCSKVNS; this is encoded by the exons ATGGCCTCTGCCTCTTGCCTTGGCTTAGTAGTGCTCGTGGCAATGGCCTCCGCGGCGTCGGCGCAGCTGTCGTCGACGTTCTACGACACGTCGTGCCCCAACGCGCTGGCCACCATCAAGGCCGGCGTGACGGCCGCCCTGAACACCGAAACCCGCATGGGGGCGTCGCTGGTCCGGCTGCACTTCCACGACTGCTTCGTCGAT GGATGTGACGGGTCTGTTCTGTTGGCGGACACGGGGAGCTTCATCGGCGAGCAGGGCGCAGCCCCGAACAACAATTCCATTCGTGGCATGAACGTCATCGACAACATCAAGACCCAGGTGGAGGCCGTGTGCAAGCAGACCGTCTCCTGCGCCGAcatcctcgccgtcgccgcccgtgACTCCGTCGTCGCG CTGGGTGGGCCGACATGGACAGTTCTTCTGGGGAGGAGGGACTCCACCACTGCAAGCAAGACCAACGCGGAAAATGACCTGCCACCTCCTACCTTCGACCTCCAAAACCTCACCACCTTGTTCGGCAACAAGCAGCTCAGCATGACAGACATGGTTGCCCTCTCAG GCGCCCACACGATCGGGCAATCGCAGTGCCGGTTTTTCAGGGACAGGATCTACAACGAGACCAACATCAACACCACCTTCGCGACATCTCTCAGGGCCAACTGCCCCCAGTccggcggcgacagcagcctgGCGCCGCTGGACACAGCGACGCCCAATGCGTTCGACAACTCCTACTACACCAACCTCATGTCCCAGAAGGGGCTGCTTCACTCGGACCAGGTGCTGTTCAATGGCGGCGGCGCCGACAACACGGTCATGAGCTTCGCGACCAGCGCGGCCACGTTCAACAGCGCCTTCACGACGGCCATGATAAACATGGGAAACATCGCGCCAAAGACGGGGACGCAGGGGCAGATCAGGCTCGTCTGCTCCAAGGTCAACTCGTAA